A single Eubalaena glacialis isolate mEubGla1 chromosome 18, mEubGla1.1.hap2.+ XY, whole genome shotgun sequence DNA region contains:
- the TSKS gene encoding testis-specific serine kinase substrate, with product MASVVVKTIWQSKEIHEAGDPPAGVESRSQLVPEAPGGVTSPVKGIAKKKKAVSFHGVEPRMSHEPMHWCLNLKRSSACTNVSLVNLAAMEPTDSSGTDSTVEDSGLLALPVPIPPWAPDDPDITEILSWVNSGLVHAKDSITSLKEKTTRVNQHVQTLQSECSVLSENLERRRQEAEELEGYCSQLKENCWKVSRSVEDAEIKTNVLKQNSALLEEKLRYLQMQDETPRRQEAELQELEQELEAGLCRHGLGLATQPPGCSSPPGSPDEPPRRRGVAPGGWGMGPRAGEGPIVSEQELQKVSASLEELRREVSSLTARWHQEEGAVQEALRLLGGLGGRLDGFLGQWERAQREQAQAARGLQELQGRTDELCTMVERSAVSVASLRSELEALGPVKPILEELGRQFQSSRRGSDLSMNLDRAPQGSCARCASQGQQLSTESLQQLLERALTPLVDEVKQRGLAPACPSCQRLHKKILELERQALAKHVRAEALSSTLRLAQDEALRAKNLLLTDKMKPEEKVAALDYLHLKMCSLHDQLSNLPLEGSTGTMGGGSGGGTPPKRGGPTPEQ from the exons ATGGCGAGCGTGGTGGTGAAGACGATCTGGCAGTCCAAAGAGATCCATGAGGCCGGGGACCCCCCCGCGGGGGTCGAGAGTCGCTCCCAGCTGGTTCCCGAGGCTCCTGGGGGTGTGACCAGCCCAGTCAAAGGGATCGCGAAGAAAAAGAAGGCCGTGTCCTTCCACGG GGTGGAGCCTCGGATGTCCCATGAGCCAATGCACTGGTGCCTGAACCTCAAACGGTCCTCAGCCTGCACCAATGTGTCCCTTGTCAACCTGGCCGCCATGGAGCCCACCGACTCCTCGGGGACAGACTCAACCGTGGAAGACAGCGGCCTGCTGGCATTGCCCGTGCCCATCCCACCCTGGGCTCCAGATGACCCAGACATCACGGAAATACTG AGTTGGGTTAACAGTGGATTGGTCCACGCCAAAGATTCCATCACCAGCTTGAAGGAAAAGACCACCCGGGTTAACCAGCACGTGCAGACGCTGCAG AGTGAGTGTTCTGTGCTGAGTGAGAATCTAGAGAGAAGGCGGCAAGAGGCGGAAGAACTAGAAGGGTACTGTAGTCAACTCAAG gagaactgctggAAGGTGAGCCGGTCGGTGGAAGATGCTGAAATAAAAACCAACGTCCTGAAGCAGAACTCTGCCCTGCTGGAG GAGAAGCTGCGCTACCTCCAGATGCAGGATGAGACGcccaggaggcaggaggctgagctgcaggagctggagcaggagctggaggctggcctctgccgccacggCCTGGGCCTCGCCACCCAGCCCCCAGGCTGCTCCAGCCCGCCAGGGAGCCCCGACGAACCCCCGCGACGGCGAGGCGTGGCCCCAGGCGGCTGGGGAATGGGGCCCCGGGCAGGGGAGGGCCCCATCGTGAGCGAGCAGGAGTTGCAGAAGGTCTCTGCCTCCCTTGAGGAGCTGAG GAGGGAGGTGTCCTCACTGACCGCCCGGTGGCATCAGGAGGAGGGGGCCGTGCAGGAGGCCCTACGGCTGCTCGGGGGCCTGGGCGGCAGGCTCGACGGCTTCCTGGGCCAGTGGGAGCGGGCGCAGCGCGAGCAGGCTCAGGCCGCGCGGGGCCTGCAAGAGCTACAGGGCCGAACGGACGAGCTGTGCACCAT GGTGGAGCGGTCAGCAGTGTCTGTGGCTTCACTGAGGAGCGAACTGGAGGCGCTGGGCCCAGTGAAACCGATTCTGGAGGAGCTTGGGCGGCAATTTCAGAGCTCTCGTAGAGGGTCTGACCTCTCTATGAACCTGGATCGGGCTCCCCAAGGCTCCTGTGCCCGCTGTGCCAG ccagggACAACAGTTGTCCACGGAGTCCTTGCAGCAGCTGCTGGAGCGAGCGCTGACCCCGCTAGTGGACGAGGTGAAGCAGAGGGGCCTGGCTCCTGCCTGCCCCAGCTGCCAGAGGCTACACAAGAAGATTCTG GAGCTGGAGCGCCAGGCCTTGGCCAAACATGTCAGGGCAGAGGCCCTGAGCTCCACCCTTCGGCTGGCCCAAGACGAAGCCTTGCGGGCCAAGAACCTGCTGCTGACCGACAAGATGAAGCCGGA ggagaaggtggccgcTCTGGACTATCTACACTTGAAGATGTGCTCCCTCCACGATCAACTCAGCAACCTGCCACTTGAGGGGTCCACGGGGACaatggggggagggagtggtgggGGAACTCCCCCAAAACGTGGGGGCCCAACCCCTGAGCAATAA